The Myotis daubentonii chromosome 9, mMyoDau2.1, whole genome shotgun sequence genome has a segment encoding these proteins:
- the APOA4 gene encoding apolipoprotein A-IV, protein MSLTLKAVVLTLALVAVTGTRAEVSADQVANVVWTYFRQLGDNAKEAVKDFQKSELPQQLNSLFQDRVDGVNAYAKELEEKLVPFATGLHERLTEESVKLKEKIRMELEVLGEELRPHAQEVSGLINSGAQNLQESLGPYADQLRTQVRTQTEKLRSQLSPYAERMETMLRDQKDNLQASLEPVADELQGLIHQNVKELKGHLMPYADNLKEQIDHHVEVLRRKLAPLAKDAQESLNRQLDGLALEMKKNADLLKSKLQANANQLGQSLGEKVSKLAGGAEGLQESLAQLRHQLDQKVEQFRSSVEPHGEAFNKILVQQVKELNEKLDPRSGDVQGHLIFLEKDLRDKMNSFFSSLQKEGQDQPPQEGQDQPLAPPLPEQTLEQAPLGG, encoded by the exons ATGTCGCTGACCCTGAAGGCCGTGGTGCTGACGCTGGCCCTGGTGGCTGTCACCG GTACTCGGGCGGAGGTCAGTGCGGACCAGGTGGCCAACGTGGTGTGGACCTACTTCAGGCAGCTGGGCGACAATGCCAAGGAGGCGGTGAAGGATTTCCAGAAGTCTGAGCTCCCCCAGCAGCTCAA CTCCCTCTTCCAGGACAGAGTGGACGGCGTGAACGCCTACGCAAAGGAGCTGGAGGAGAAGCTGGTGCCCTTCGCCACGGGGCTGCACGAGCGCCTGACCGAGGAGTCGGTGAAGCTGAAGGAGAAGATCAGGATGGAATtggaggtgctgggggaggagctACGGCCGCACGCCCAGGAGGTGAGCGGGTTGATCAACAGCGGAGCACAGAACCTGCAGGAGAGCCTGGGGCCCTACGCCGACCAGCTGCGCACCCAGGTCCGCACGCAGACCGAGAAGCTCCGGAGCCAGCTGAGCCCCTACGCAGAGCGCATGGAGACGATGCTGCGCGACCAGAAGGACAACCTGCAGGCCTCGCTGGAGCCCGTGGCCGACGAGCTCCAGGGCCTGATCCACCAGAATGTGAAGGAGCTCAAGGGGCACCTCATGCCCTACGCCGACAACCTCAAGGAGCAGATCGACCACCACGTGGAGGTCCTGCGCCGAAAGCTGGCGCCCTTAGCGAAGGATGCCCAGGAGAGTCTCAACCGCCAGCTGGATGGCCTGGCCTTGGAGATGAAGAAGAACGCGGACTTGCTGAAGAGCAAGCTCCAAGCCAACGCGAATCAGCTGGGCCAGAGCCTGGGCGAGAAGGTCAGCAAGCTGGCCGGCGGCGCTGAGGGGCTGCAGGAGTCCCTGGCCCAGCTCCGCCACCAGCTGGACCAGAAGGTGGAGCAGTTCCGCAGCAGCGTGGAGCCCCACGGCGAGGCCTTCAACAAGATCCTGGTGCAGCAGGTGAAGGAGCTCAACGAGAAGCTGGACCCGCGCTCGGGGGACGTGCAAGGCCACCTGATCTTCCTGGAGAAGGATCTGAGGGACAAGATGAACTCCTTCTTCAGCTCCCTGCAGAAGGAGGGCCAGGACCAGCCCCCGCAGGAGGGCCAGGACCAGCCCCtggcgccccccctccccgagcaGACCCTGGAGCAGGCACCCCTGGGGGGCTGA